In Leptospira sp. WS58.C1, a single genomic region encodes these proteins:
- a CDS encoding LA_0442/LA_0875 N-terminal domain-containing protein — translation MRPNSKVRSTVFFLLALVLTPSLLFAEQTILLRKGGKVIGNVVGQNEKTITVQSDTGKQTISKRDILKIIYKDITREEENRIRKEEEKKVQENPQIVEEPIQIIPPPVSNEPNRSRWSAVWRSALLPGWGQWYTDNKLEAKITGGAFLASLAYAGYSRSEAESAKSKYDDAVSKSSTTGSFIYGGGIANFYLLTIVPSARADYESSVQTYNTSVYLLGGVYLAQLVRTYFLGKSWEEGATANPVAWTVVPKPDWSASGRVGWGAEASFSLGF, via the coding sequence ATGCGTCCAAATTCTAAAGTCCGTTCTACAGTTTTTTTCCTATTGGCCTTGGTCCTAACCCCAAGTCTGCTATTCGCCGAACAAACCATTCTTCTCCGCAAGGGTGGCAAAGTGATCGGTAACGTAGTCGGCCAAAACGAGAAGACGATCACCGTTCAATCCGACACCGGCAAACAGACCATCAGTAAAAGAGATATATTAAAAATCATTTATAAAGATATCACTAGAGAAGAAGAGAATCGCATTCGTAAGGAAGAAGAGAAGAAAGTCCAGGAAAATCCCCAAATAGTAGAGGAACCGATCCAGATCATTCCGCCTCCGGTTTCTAACGAACCTAACAGAAGTAGATGGAGCGCGGTTTGGCGTTCCGCACTTTTACCAGGCTGGGGACAATGGTATACCGACAATAAACTGGAAGCTAAGATTACCGGCGGCGCATTCCTTGCCAGCTTAGCATACGCCGGTTATTCCAGATCCGAAGCGGAATCCGCAAAAAGTAAATATGATGATGCCGTCTCCAAGAGTAGTACTACCGGTTCCTTTATCTACGGAGGCGGGATTGCAAATTTCTACCTTCTCACCATAGTCCCCAGCGCAAGAGCGGATTATGAAAGCTCCGTCCAGACCTATAATACTTCCGTATATTTGTTGGGTGGAGTGTATTTGGCTCAATTGGTCCGGACCTATTTTCTGGGAAAATCTTGGGAGGAGGGTGCAACAGCCAATCCAGTTGCTTGGACAGTCGTACCTAAACCGGATTGGTCTGCCTCGGGAAGAGTCGGTTGGGGCGCGGAAGCAAGTTTTAGCCTTGGTTTTTAG
- the rplM gene encoding 50S ribosomal protein L13 has protein sequence MPIVSKPHRTPSLKKEQANKAWYVVDAEGKTLGRLASEIATRLRGKHKPTFTPNVDCGDNIIVINAAKVAVTGNKETQKEYFHHSRYPGGMTATTLQNMRVKQPEKILYEAVKGMLPKSKLGAEMLTHFRIFPGTEHNLGAQKPIKLEL, from the coding sequence ATGCCAATCGTATCTAAACCGCATAGAACTCCTTCCTTAAAAAAGGAACAAGCTAATAAAGCTTGGTACGTAGTCGACGCAGAAGGCAAAACCTTAGGTCGTCTCGCTTCGGAGATCGCAACTAGACTCCGCGGTAAACATAAACCTACTTTTACTCCAAACGTTGATTGTGGAGATAATATTATCGTTATCAATGCTGCTAAGGTAGCTGTGACTGGAAATAAAGAGACTCAAAAAGAATATTTCCATCACTCTCGTTATCCGGGTGGTATGACAGCTACTACTCTCCAGAATATGAGAGTAAAACAACCTGAAAAAATCCTGTACGAAGCAGTAAAAGGTATGCTTCCTAAAAGCAAACTCGGTGCCGAAATGTTAACCCATTTCAGGATCTTCCCTGGAACCGAGCATAATCTCGGCGCTCAAAAGCCGATCAAACTGGAACTCTAG
- the alaS gene encoding alanine--tRNA ligase, giving the protein MNFKKVSEVRTIFLDYFKEKGHTIVPSSSLLPAGDPTLLFTTAGMVQFKPLFTGAVELPYTRAASAQKCLRTTDLENVGKTERHCTFFEMLGNFSFGDYFKEEAIEYALDCSVNYLGFPKEKIWITVFENDDEAEKIWISKGIPKERITRLGKKDNFWGPAGDSGACGPCSELYLDRGPEKAFPDCGVKYECKPGCDCDRFLEFWNIVFNQFNQDTEGNLHPLKQTGIDTGSGLERVALLLQGVDSVYDTDELKKIIQEVEKISGKTYNESTKVPFRVITDHIRSVLFTVSDGIYPDRTGRGYVIRRLIRRAVLFARKLDLKEPFLYKLAKSVCDIYKERYPELEKHISSVERTLLAEEELFLKTLEIGLEKIEVLVSKTKSEGSNTFSGKDSFLLYGTYGFPAEMTEEIVAEHGLSFDRKGFEDELEKDRQSSRETWKANKVSLFTGIKTDKTQFLGYDVLEAESDLKFIFSDNKQAAALKEGESGVFVFSSSPFYPEGGGQVGDIGFIRKDGSVFKVLDTQKENDIILHIGTVLSGSFSVGDKARLEVEKERRERLKFHHSGTHLLNGALRTLLGNHVLQKGSIVSPEYLRFDFSHPSPLSPEEIRNIESWVNESIVRHIPVDTKVLPIEEAKKTGAVAAFDEKYGDSVRVLQMGDRSLEFCGGTHVGNTGDIGYFFIKKESSPGAGNRRIEAVAGPLVVETFQNRFAELTEAVQNLNLKIKDELATDGASFSIKTIIPGPDEIRSLFETKGADAVVFLRDLSEKLSLELEETQSKFLKGKKNRESRDFENNPEVIAKVFENSKVIGSVKIVSAIFESKDAKALKGLSDNIKVREKEIVAIFASKNTEDASIVITCSSSLVGKIHCGELVKTACEILGGKGGGKPDMAQGGGKEVSKVEEAVRSALEKASSSLNGGK; this is encoded by the coding sequence ATGAATTTTAAAAAAGTTTCCGAAGTCCGCACAATTTTTTTGGATTATTTTAAGGAGAAGGGCCACACAATAGTGCCTTCTTCCTCTTTATTGCCTGCGGGAGATCCTACACTTCTATTCACGACTGCGGGAATGGTGCAGTTCAAACCTTTGTTCACAGGCGCTGTGGAACTTCCTTATACAAGAGCCGCCTCCGCTCAAAAATGTCTTCGAACCACGGATCTGGAGAATGTAGGTAAAACGGAAAGGCACTGTACATTCTTTGAAATGTTGGGAAACTTCAGCTTCGGAGATTATTTCAAGGAAGAAGCGATCGAATACGCACTGGATTGTTCGGTAAACTATCTTGGATTTCCTAAAGAGAAGATCTGGATTACTGTATTCGAAAATGATGATGAAGCAGAAAAAATTTGGATCTCCAAAGGTATTCCGAAGGAAAGGATCACTCGTTTAGGAAAAAAAGATAATTTCTGGGGACCTGCGGGAGATAGCGGCGCTTGCGGACCATGTTCCGAATTATATTTGGATAGAGGGCCGGAAAAAGCGTTCCCGGATTGTGGTGTCAAATACGAGTGCAAACCGGGCTGTGATTGTGATCGTTTTTTAGAATTTTGGAATATAGTATTCAACCAATTCAACCAAGATACGGAAGGAAATCTTCATCCGCTCAAACAAACAGGCATCGATACCGGTTCCGGATTGGAAAGAGTGGCTTTACTTCTGCAAGGTGTGGACTCCGTTTATGATACGGACGAGCTGAAAAAGATCATCCAAGAAGTGGAAAAGATCTCGGGGAAAACGTATAACGAATCCACTAAAGTTCCTTTTCGGGTGATCACGGACCATATTCGTTCCGTATTGTTTACTGTATCCGACGGGATCTATCCGGACAGAACCGGGCGAGGATACGTTATCCGTCGCCTGATCCGTAGGGCCGTATTATTCGCCAGAAAACTGGATCTAAAAGAACCTTTCCTATACAAACTGGCAAAATCGGTATGCGATATTTATAAAGAAAGATATCCTGAACTGGAAAAACATATTTCCTCCGTGGAAAGAACACTTCTCGCAGAAGAAGAGTTATTCCTCAAAACCTTAGAGATCGGTTTGGAAAAGATAGAAGTCCTCGTTTCCAAAACAAAATCGGAAGGTTCCAATACATTCTCCGGAAAAGACAGCTTTCTGTTATACGGAACGTACGGTTTCCCTGCGGAGATGACAGAAGAGATCGTAGCGGAACACGGACTCTCCTTCGATCGTAAAGGTTTCGAGGACGAATTGGAGAAGGACAGGCAATCTTCTCGCGAGACCTGGAAAGCAAACAAAGTCTCTTTATTCACCGGGATCAAAACGGATAAGACCCAATTTTTGGGTTACGACGTTTTAGAAGCCGAGTCCGATCTTAAATTTATATTCTCGGATAATAAACAAGCTGCAGCACTCAAAGAAGGGGAGTCGGGAGTATTCGTATTTTCTTCCAGTCCGTTCTATCCGGAGGGAGGAGGACAGGTGGGGGATATCGGATTCATCCGAAAGGACGGGTCCGTCTTTAAGGTTTTGGACACCCAGAAAGAGAATGATATCATTCTTCATATCGGAACCGTTCTCTCCGGAAGTTTTTCCGTTGGAGACAAGGCTAGGTTGGAAGTAGAGAAGGAAAGAAGAGAAAGACTCAAATTCCATCACTCCGGAACCCACTTATTAAACGGGGCACTTCGCACTTTACTGGGAAATCATGTGCTCCAAAAGGGATCCATCGTATCTCCAGAATATCTACGTTTCGACTTCTCTCATCCGAGCCCTTTGAGTCCAGAAGAAATTCGTAATATAGAATCCTGGGTGAACGAAAGTATCGTGCGTCATATCCCGGTCGATACAAAGGTCCTTCCGATCGAAGAAGCTAAAAAAACGGGAGCAGTCGCCGCCTTTGACGAAAAATACGGAGACAGTGTAAGAGTTCTTCAGATGGGCGATCGCTCCTTGGAATTCTGCGGGGGAACTCATGTGGGGAATACCGGGGATATCGGATACTTCTTCATTAAAAAAGAATCCAGCCCGGGTGCCGGGAATAGAAGGATAGAAGCAGTGGCAGGCCCGCTGGTTGTGGAAACCTTCCAAAACAGATTTGCAGAATTAACGGAAGCTGTCCAAAATCTAAATCTAAAGATCAAAGACGAGTTAGCCACAGACGGTGCCTCATTCTCTATCAAAACGATTATCCCAGGACCGGATGAGATTAGATCCTTATTCGAGACCAAGGGGGCGGATGCAGTCGTTTTTCTTAGAGATCTTTCCGAAAAACTCTCGCTCGAATTGGAAGAAACCCAATCCAAATTCTTAAAAGGGAAAAAAAATAGAGAATCCAGGGACTTCGAGAACAATCCGGAAGTGATCGCAAAAGTATTCGAAAATTCTAAAGTGATCGGTTCCGTTAAGATTGTTTCTGCGATATTTGAGTCCAAGGATGCGAAGGCATTAAAAGGACTTTCCGACAATATCAAGGTAAGAGAGAAGGAAATAGTAGCCATTTTTGCCAGCAAAAACACGGAAGACGCCAGTATCGTAATTACTTGTTCCTCTTCTTTGGTTGGAAAGATCCATTGCGGAGAACTTGTAAAAACCGCCTGTGAAATTTTAGGCGGAAAGGGCGGCGGAAAACCGGACATGGCACAAGGCGGAGGAAAAGAAGTTTCCAAAGTGGAAGAAGCAGTCCGATCCGCATTGGAAAAAGCAAGTTCCAGTTTGAACGGAGGAAAATAA
- the rpsI gene encoding 30S ribosomal protein S9, which produces MATAKEIWAVGRRKNAIARVKLKEGSGKIVINDKDYKDYLQNSRSNIKEALTALTLMNVSEKFDLKVNVSGGGIIGQVGAIRHALARVICRYNPEFRPTVKKEGLLTRDPRMVERKKYGLHKARRGTQFSKR; this is translated from the coding sequence ATGGCAACCGCCAAGGAAATTTGGGCAGTAGGACGTCGCAAAAACGCGATCGCCCGCGTAAAATTAAAAGAAGGTTCCGGAAAAATTGTAATCAACGATAAGGATTACAAAGATTATCTGCAAAATAGCCGTTCTAATATTAAAGAAGCTTTAACCGCTTTAACTCTGATGAACGTTTCTGAAAAGTTTGATCTTAAGGTAAACGTTTCCGGGGGAGGGATCATCGGGCAAGTGGGAGCGATCCGCCATGCACTTGCAAGAGTAATCTGCCGTTATAATCCCGAGTTCAGACCGACTGTTAAAAAAGAAGGCCTTCTGACTCGTGACCCACGTATGGTGGAGCGCAAGAAATACGGTCTACACAAAGCACGTAGAGGAACTCAGTTCTCTAAACGTTAA